From Azospirillum humicireducens, a single genomic window includes:
- a CDS encoding sensor histidine kinase yields MAHIMAVTAYRNAEFGTDHGAARAAEGSGSCIDDPALLRCLLDQMPTPTALLEGADDCCSFANAAFRALGVVAGSSLTNSFPALSPVLLVEARNSGRPQRNRAASDRAPDGERFWDLRVTPMLGLNGVVRALIVTADETPESVAEHERRLRDVSHRLKNTLQLVSSLLTLQTLSSKDPEVRRALQSAGSRVGTVTQAHQHTHGALRAGTVDLAPHLRELCQELEATLPGAHRIHVAAEATELPVDSIIPFSLIVSELVGNAARHAFPAGSPGTVDVRLGRIGGDTVRLEISDRGTGLPAGLDITRAATLGLKVVRAFVGQLRGTLAADSSPYGTRVIVDFPAA; encoded by the coding sequence ATGGCGCACATCATGGCGGTCACGGCGTACCGGAACGCGGAGTTCGGGACGGATCACGGCGCGGCGCGGGCGGCGGAAGGCAGCGGCTCATGCATCGACGATCCTGCGCTGTTGCGATGCCTGCTCGATCAGATGCCGACGCCCACCGCGCTGCTGGAGGGGGCGGACGACTGCTGCAGCTTCGCCAACGCCGCCTTCCGCGCGCTGGGCGTGGTTGCGGGCTCCAGCTTGACCAACAGCTTTCCCGCCCTGTCACCGGTGTTGCTGGTGGAAGCGCGCAACAGCGGTCGACCGCAGCGCAACCGGGCGGCGAGCGACCGCGCACCGGACGGTGAGCGGTTCTGGGATTTGCGCGTCACTCCGATGCTGGGTCTCAATGGCGTCGTCCGTGCCCTGATCGTCACGGCAGATGAGACGCCGGAGTCGGTTGCGGAGCATGAGCGGCGTCTGCGCGATGTCAGCCACCGGCTGAAGAACACGCTGCAGCTCGTCTCCAGCCTGCTGACCCTGCAGACGCTGTCCAGCAAGGATCCCGAAGTGCGCCGTGCCCTGCAAAGCGCCGGCAGCCGGGTCGGCACCGTTACCCAAGCCCACCAGCATACCCACGGCGCCTTGCGCGCCGGCACCGTCGACTTGGCGCCGCATCTGCGGGAACTCTGTCAGGAATTGGAGGCGACGCTTCCCGGCGCCCACCGTATCCATGTCGCTGCGGAGGCGACGGAACTGCCGGTCGACTCGATCATTCCCTTCAGCCTGATCGTGAGCGAACTGGTCGGCAACGCCGCCCGCCACGCATTTCCGGCCGGGTCGCCGGGCACCGTCGATGTGCGGCTTGGCCGCATTGGCGGCGATACCGTCCGTCTGGAGATCTCCGACCGCGGCACCGGGCTGCCGGCCGGGCTGGACATCACCCGTGCCGCCACGTTGGGGCTGAAGGTGGTCCGTGCATTCGTCGGCCAGTTGCGCGGCACGCTGGCCGCGGACAGCAGCCCCTACGGTACCCGTGTGATCGTCGACTTCCCCGCCGCCTGA
- the dxs gene encoding 1-deoxy-D-xylulose-5-phosphate synthase codes for MTSTKTPLLDLCPTPAKLRALKPEQLRQFADELRTETVDAVSVTGGHLGAGLGVVELTVALHYVFDTPHDRLIWDVGHQCYPHKILTGRRDRIRTLRMGGGLSGFTKRSESEYDPFGAGHSSTSISAGLGMAVASKIKGERRNVIAVIGDGSMSAGMAYEAMNNAASTKSRLIVILNDNDMSIAPPVGAMSAYLSRLISSKPYLSLRHLAKEIADQLPRPLRNAARRAEEYARGMVTGGTLFEELGFYYIGPIDGHNLDHLLPVLQNVRDADDDKPVLIHVVTKKGKGYAPAEASADKLHAVAKFDVVTGTQSKPKSNAPTYTRVFAQSLIAEAAADPTIVGITAAMPSGTGLDLFGERFPDRCFDVGIAEQHAVTFAAGMATEGYKPFCAIYSTFLQRAYDQVIHDVVLQHLPVRFALDRAGLVGADGATHAGSFDTAYLGCLPDIVLMAAADELDLMHMVATQAAIDDRASALRYPRGEGVGLELPDRGSILPIGKGRILQEGTKIAILSYGTRLGEGRRAAAELAARGLPTTLADARFAKPLDEDLVRRLALEHEVLITIEEGSVGGFGSFVLQFLATSGLLDGGLKIRPMVLPDLYLDHDAPAKQYETAGLTAQHIVRTALQALGIESAAARA; via the coding sequence GTGACCTCCACCAAGACTCCGCTGCTCGACCTTTGTCCGACGCCAGCCAAGCTGCGGGCCCTCAAGCCCGAGCAGCTCCGCCAGTTCGCAGACGAGTTGCGCACCGAGACGGTGGATGCCGTCTCGGTGACCGGGGGCCATCTCGGTGCCGGGCTCGGGGTGGTGGAACTGACGGTCGCGCTCCATTACGTGTTCGACACGCCCCATGACCGGCTGATCTGGGACGTCGGGCACCAGTGCTATCCGCACAAGATCCTGACCGGGCGGCGCGACCGCATCCGCACGCTCCGCATGGGTGGGGGCCTCAGCGGCTTCACCAAGCGGTCGGAAAGCGAGTACGATCCGTTCGGCGCCGGCCACAGCTCCACCTCCATCTCGGCCGGGCTCGGCATGGCGGTCGCCAGCAAGATCAAGGGGGAGCGGCGCAACGTCATCGCCGTGATCGGCGACGGCTCGATGAGTGCCGGCATGGCGTACGAGGCGATGAACAACGCGGCGTCAACCAAGTCGCGGCTGATCGTCATCCTCAACGACAACGACATGTCCATCGCCCCGCCAGTCGGTGCAATGAGCGCCTATCTGTCGCGGCTGATCTCCTCCAAGCCGTACCTTTCGCTGCGCCACCTGGCGAAGGAGATCGCCGACCAGTTGCCGCGCCCGTTGCGCAACGCGGCCCGCCGGGCGGAGGAGTATGCCCGCGGCATGGTCACCGGCGGCACCCTGTTCGAGGAACTGGGCTTCTACTACATCGGTCCGATCGACGGCCACAATTTGGACCATCTGCTGCCGGTGCTGCAGAATGTCCGCGACGCCGACGACGACAAGCCGGTGCTGATCCATGTCGTCACCAAGAAGGGCAAGGGCTATGCCCCGGCAGAGGCGTCGGCCGACAAGCTGCACGCCGTCGCCAAGTTCGACGTTGTGACCGGCACCCAGTCCAAGCCGAAGTCGAACGCCCCGACCTACACCCGCGTCTTTGCCCAGAGCCTGATCGCCGAGGCGGCAGCCGACCCGACCATCGTCGGCATCACTGCCGCCATGCCCTCGGGCACCGGTCTGGACCTCTTCGGCGAGCGCTTTCCCGACCGCTGCTTCGATGTCGGCATCGCCGAACAGCATGCGGTGACCTTTGCCGCCGGCATGGCGACGGAGGGCTACAAGCCCTTCTGCGCCATTTATTCCACCTTCCTGCAGCGCGCCTACGATCAGGTCATCCATGACGTGGTGCTGCAGCATCTGCCCGTGCGCTTCGCGCTCGACCGTGCCGGTCTGGTGGGGGCGGACGGGGCGACCCATGCCGGGTCCTTCGACACCGCCTATCTCGGCTGCCTGCCCGATATCGTGTTGATGGCGGCGGCGGACGAACTGGACCTGATGCACATGGTGGCGACCCAGGCGGCCATCGACGACCGCGCCTCGGCCCTGCGCTACCCGCGCGGCGAGGGTGTCGGGCTGGAACTGCCCGACCGCGGCAGCATCCTGCCGATCGGCAAGGGCCGCATCCTGCAGGAAGGCACCAAGATCGCCATCCTCAGCTACGGCACCCGGCTGGGCGAGGGCCGTCGCGCCGCGGCGGAACTGGCGGCACGCGGCCTGCCGACCACGTTGGCCGACGCCCGCTTCGCCAAGCCGCTGGACGAGGATCTGGTCCGCCGCCTTGCGCTGGAGCATGAGGTTCTGATCACCATCGAGGAGGGGTCGGTCGGCGGTTTCGGCAGCTTCGTTCTGCAGTTCCTGGCAACGTCTGGCCTGCTTGACGGCGGCTTGAAGATCCGCCCGATGGTTCTGCCCGACCTCTATCTCGACCATGATGCGCCGGCCAAACAGTATGAGACGGCCGGCCTGACTGCCCAGCACATCGTCCGCACTGCGCTTCAGGCACTCGGCATCGAGAGCGCCGCGGCTCGGGCCTGA
- a CDS encoding polyprenyl synthetase family protein, which yields MSQTEFKAALADIAQAVEVKINALLPTTDLPEARVFDAMRYGCLNGGKRLRPFLVMQSAALFGVNADCAIRVAAAVEMVHSYSLVHDDLPAMDDGELRRGRPTCHRQFDEATAILAGDGLLTFAFEVLADPATHEDPNIRCQLVTALAKASGGHGMVGGQMLDLIAEHETFDLGTTTRLQRMKTGEMIAYSCEAGGILGKANPPQRTALRAYAHDLGLAFQIVDDLLDVEGTAEETGKTVGRDAQAGKATFVSILGRDRARAQAEMLANQASQHLDIFDGRADMLKAVADFVVARRA from the coding sequence ATGTCCCAGACCGAGTTCAAAGCCGCGCTGGCCGACATCGCCCAGGCGGTCGAGGTCAAGATCAACGCCCTCCTGCCGACCACCGATCTGCCTGAAGCGCGGGTGTTCGACGCCATGCGCTATGGCTGCCTGAACGGCGGCAAGCGGCTGCGCCCCTTCCTGGTGATGCAATCGGCGGCCCTGTTCGGCGTCAACGCAGATTGCGCCATCCGCGTCGCCGCTGCCGTCGAGATGGTCCACAGCTATTCCCTGGTCCATGACGACCTGCCGGCGATGGACGATGGCGAGCTGCGGCGCGGCCGCCCTACCTGCCACCGCCAGTTCGACGAGGCGACCGCCATCCTGGCCGGCGACGGGCTGCTGACCTTCGCCTTCGAAGTGCTGGCGGACCCGGCGACGCACGAGGATCCCAACATCCGCTGCCAACTGGTGACGGCGCTGGCCAAGGCGTCCGGCGGCCACGGCATGGTCGGCGGCCAGATGCTGGACCTGATCGCGGAACACGAGACCTTCGACCTCGGCACCACCACCCGGCTGCAGCGCATGAAGACGGGCGAGATGATCGCCTATTCCTGCGAGGCCGGCGGCATCCTGGGCAAGGCCAACCCGCCGCAGCGCACGGCGCTGCGCGCCTACGCCCACGATCTCGGCCTCGCCTTCCAGATCGTCGACGACCTGCTGGACGTGGAAGGCACGGCGGAGGAGACCGGCAAGACGGTGGGCCGCGACGCCCAGGCCGGCAAGGCGACCTTCGTGTCGATCCTCGGCCGCGACCGTGCCCGTGCCCAGGCGGAAATGCTCGCCAATCAGGCGTCGCAGCACTTGGACATTTTCGATGGGCGTGCCGATATGTTGAAGGCGGTCGCCGACTTCGTCGTCGCGCGCCGCGCCTGA
- a CDS encoding exodeoxyribonuclease VII small subunit, whose translation MVLPDMPPSTTSSAPVSGAALPPDIAVLSFEDALAELERIVRQLEEGRGKLDDAISSYERGTALKRHCEMKLREAQAKIDRITVSADGSLGTEPARID comes from the coding sequence ATGGTTCTGCCCGACATGCCCCCTTCCACGACGTCTTCCGCCCCCGTCTCCGGCGCCGCCCTTCCGCCCGACATCGCCGTCCTCAGCTTCGAGGATGCGCTCGCCGAACTGGAGCGGATCGTCCGCCAGCTCGAGGAAGGGCGCGGCAAGCTCGACGACGCCATCTCCTCCTACGAGCGGGGCACGGCGCTGAAGCGCCATTGCGAGATGAAGCTGCGCGAGGCGCAGGCCAAGATCGACCGCATCACCGTGAGCGCCGACGGCTCCCTCGGCACCGAACCCGCCCGGATCGACTGA
- a CDS encoding histone deacetylase family protein — MFTTLFTHPACLEHDTGLGHPECSDRLRAVLAALETEEFHMLERQEAPRATVEQLLRAHPQGHIDRVLSLIPEVEHAGVDADTVVSPGSGEAALRAAGAVCAAVDAVATGQSRNAFCAVRPPGHHAERDKAMGFCLFNNAAVGAYHARAAHGLQRVAVMDFDVHHGNGTQDILQHDPDMLYCSTHQSPLYPGTGDAGEKGEYGNCVNAPLPAMAGSPEFRHAMTHVILPAIDHFKPDLLIISAGFDAHSRDPLAGLHLIDDDFVWATRKLGELARTHCGARIVSVLEGGYNLRALASASAAHVRELMYC, encoded by the coding sequence ATGTTCACCACCCTGTTCACCCACCCGGCGTGCCTGGAGCACGACACGGGTCTCGGTCATCCCGAATGCTCCGACCGCCTGCGTGCCGTGCTCGCCGCGCTGGAAACGGAGGAGTTCCACATGCTGGAACGGCAGGAGGCGCCGCGCGCCACGGTGGAACAGCTCCTGCGCGCACATCCGCAGGGGCACATCGACCGCGTGCTGTCGCTGATCCCCGAGGTGGAGCATGCCGGCGTCGATGCCGACACGGTCGTCTCGCCCGGATCGGGGGAGGCGGCGCTGCGTGCGGCCGGCGCGGTCTGCGCCGCGGTCGACGCGGTGGCGACCGGCCAGTCGCGCAACGCCTTCTGCGCCGTGCGCCCGCCCGGCCATCATGCGGAGCGGGACAAGGCGATGGGCTTCTGCCTGTTCAACAACGCGGCGGTCGGCGCCTATCACGCCCGTGCCGCGCACGGGTTGCAGCGCGTGGCGGTGATGGACTTCGACGTCCATCACGGCAACGGCACGCAGGACATCCTGCAGCACGATCCGGACATGCTCTATTGCTCCACCCACCAATCGCCGCTCTATCCCGGCACGGGGGATGCGGGAGAAAAGGGCGAGTACGGCAATTGCGTCAACGCGCCGCTGCCAGCCATGGCGGGGTCGCCGGAGTTCCGGCATGCCATGACGCACGTCATCCTGCCGGCCATCGACCATTTCAAGCCGGACCTGCTCATTATCTCCGCCGGATTCGACGCCCATTCGCGCGATCCTTTGGCCGGTCTGCACCTGATCGACGATGACTTCGTCTGGGCCACCCGCAAGCTGGGCGAACTGGCCCGCACCCATTGCGGGGCGCGCATCGTCTCGGTGCTGGAGGGGGGCTACAACCTGCGCGCCCTTGCTTCCGCCAGCGCCGCCCATGTGCGCGAATTGATGTACTGCTGA
- a CDS encoding sulfurtransferase TusA family protein — protein MTDHPLDTKGLQCPLPVLRARKAIRAIAIGDTLTVEATDPGARKDFPAFCEATGNRLLSVAEQDGVLRFVIERTA, from the coding sequence ATGACAGATCATCCGTTGGATACCAAGGGCTTACAGTGCCCTCTCCCCGTCCTGCGCGCCCGCAAGGCGATCAGGGCCATCGCTATCGGCGACACCCTGACCGTGGAGGCCACCGATCCCGGCGCCCGCAAGGATTTTCCCGCCTTTTGCGAGGCGACGGGCAACCGTCTGCTGTCGGTTGCCGAACAGGACGGTGTCCTCCGCTTCGTCATCGAGCGGACGGCGTGA
- a CDS encoding ArsR/SmtB family transcription factor — protein sequence MKIEDLQANARRASALLKAMCNERRLLILCHLSQGERSVGELEDLVGLSQSALSQHLARLRNDNLVRTRRSAQNIYYSLNGHEAQTIMTTLHGLYCLPAEDAADGRDGDSANDPGSDTSDLRIAAAG from the coding sequence ATGAAGATCGAGGATTTGCAGGCAAACGCCCGCCGGGCGAGCGCACTGCTGAAGGCGATGTGCAATGAGCGGCGCCTTCTTATCCTGTGCCACCTGAGCCAGGGCGAGCGGTCGGTGGGCGAACTGGAGGATCTGGTCGGACTGAGCCAATCGGCGCTGTCGCAGCATCTGGCCCGGCTGCGCAACGACAACCTGGTCCGCACGCGTCGCAGCGCCCAGAACATCTATTACTCGCTGAACGGTCACGAGGCCCAGACGATCATGACGACGCTGCACGGCCTCTACTGCCTCCCGGCGGAGGACGCAGCCGACGGCCGCGACGGTGATTCTGCGAATGATCCAGGCAGCGACACTTCCGATCTGCGCATCGCCGCGGCCGGTTGA
- a CDS encoding DUF423 domain-containing protein translates to MGVIDRIWIVFAALNGAVAVAAGAYASHGLAGQPQAQEWFRTAGLYQMAHALALVLLVALAGRMSGRTGAQLLALRAAGWLFCTGILLFCGTLYALATVGPLPVPMTAPAGGWSFMLGWVALAAAALLARD, encoded by the coding sequence GTGGGAGTGATCGACCGCATCTGGATCGTCTTCGCCGCGCTCAATGGCGCCGTCGCGGTCGCCGCCGGCGCCTATGCGAGCCATGGGCTGGCTGGCCAGCCACAGGCGCAGGAGTGGTTTCGTACCGCCGGGCTGTATCAGATGGCGCATGCGCTGGCGCTGGTTCTGCTGGTGGCGCTGGCCGGGCGGATGTCCGGGCGGACGGGCGCGCAGCTGCTGGCCTTGCGGGCGGCGGGATGGCTGTTCTGTACCGGGATCCTGCTGTTCTGCGGCACGCTCTATGCGTTGGCCACGGTGGGGCCGCTGCCGGTGCCGATGACGGCTCCCGCCGGAGGATGGAGTTTCATGCTGGGATGGGTGGCGCTGGCGGCCGCGGCACTGCTGGCGCGCGACTGA